In Nocardioides sp. JQ2195, a genomic segment contains:
- a CDS encoding TetR/AcrR family transcriptional regulator — MATRSNEKASRPVGNGRGSARRTELLALAAELFARRGFSQTTVRDIADAAGILSGSLYHHFDSKEAMLNEVLGEFLSGLHDTFRTIVDESGTARETLDELVRASFVAIDSRPHAVALYQNESNLLMSQPEFEVVAGTSRKIERIWLQVLVTGRESGDFRSDLESGIIYRFIRDGVWSSVRWYNPRGKLRHDKVAEQYLAMLHDGLLAD, encoded by the coding sequence ATGGCGACACGAAGCAACGAGAAGGCCAGCCGCCCGGTCGGCAACGGCCGGGGCTCGGCGCGCCGTACCGAGCTGCTTGCCCTGGCGGCCGAGCTGTTCGCCAGGCGCGGGTTCTCCCAGACGACCGTGCGCGACATCGCCGACGCCGCCGGCATCCTGTCCGGGAGTCTCTATCACCACTTCGACTCCAAGGAGGCAATGCTCAACGAAGTCCTCGGGGAGTTCCTGAGTGGCCTGCACGACACGTTCCGCACCATCGTCGACGAGTCCGGCACGGCACGCGAGACCCTCGACGAACTGGTGCGGGCGAGCTTCGTGGCGATCGACTCGCGGCCTCACGCCGTCGCGCTCTACCAGAACGAGTCGAACCTCCTGATGTCCCAGCCGGAGTTCGAGGTCGTGGCCGGGACCAGTCGCAAGATCGAACGCATCTGGTTGCAGGTCCTCGTCACGGGCCGCGAGTCCGGCGACTTCCGGAGCGACCTCGAGAGCGGCATCATCTATCGGTTCATCCGCGACGGGGTGTGGTCGTCGGTGCGGTGGTACAACCCACGCGGCAAGCTGCGCCACGACAAGGTCGCCGAGCAGTACCTCGCGATGCTGCACGACGGGCTGCTGGCCGACTGA
- a CDS encoding acyl-CoA dehydrogenase family protein: protein MHFGLSEEQQELAGAVRTLVERRAGQVDLRSATQAERGYDEALWQTLCGQIGVAALAVPEEYGGAGFSSFETHVVLETLGHSLTPTPLLGSGVLATRAVLLAGTPDDCARLLPPLAEGTQVAALAWADTSGHWRLDGSDVRATRDGNSWRLDGVATLVHDARAADLLLVVASTDEGARLFRADLSSGVERSATPALDLTLQLDRVTFRSAPAAPVGDVLGEQLATLHAEAAVAVTALQVGGAQGALDRTVAHLKEREQFGRPLGSFQALKHRVADLLVAVETSRSISWSAAWASAQGDVDVVRRAALAKAWCSESFSTVAAEMVQLHGGIAITWEHDAHLYFKRAHATGELFGSAREHRRLLTA from the coding sequence GTGCACTTCGGACTGAGCGAGGAGCAGCAGGAGTTGGCCGGTGCCGTGCGCACCCTCGTGGAGCGTCGCGCCGGGCAGGTCGACCTGCGCAGCGCCACCCAGGCTGAACGGGGCTACGACGAAGCCCTCTGGCAGACGCTGTGCGGCCAGATCGGCGTCGCCGCGCTGGCCGTTCCCGAGGAGTACGGCGGCGCCGGGTTCTCCAGCTTCGAGACGCACGTCGTGCTCGAGACGCTGGGCCACTCGCTGACCCCCACTCCCCTGCTCGGGTCGGGCGTCCTGGCGACCCGGGCCGTGCTGCTGGCCGGCACCCCCGACGACTGCGCACGATTGCTGCCTCCTCTGGCCGAGGGCACCCAGGTGGCCGCGCTGGCCTGGGCCGACACCTCGGGTCACTGGCGCCTCGACGGTTCGGACGTGCGCGCCACCAGGGATGGCAACAGCTGGCGCCTCGACGGCGTGGCGACGTTGGTGCACGACGCACGAGCAGCCGACCTGCTGCTCGTCGTGGCGAGCACGGACGAGGGCGCGCGACTCTTCCGGGCCGACCTGTCGTCGGGGGTCGAGCGTTCGGCCACCCCGGCGCTCGACCTGACCCTGCAGCTCGACAGGGTCACCTTCCGCAGCGCCCCGGCGGCACCGGTCGGCGATGTCCTGGGCGAGCAGCTGGCGACCCTGCACGCGGAAGCAGCCGTGGCCGTCACCGCGTTGCAGGTGGGTGGTGCCCAAGGTGCCCTCGACCGCACCGTCGCGCACCTGAAGGAGCGTGAGCAGTTCGGCCGGCCCCTGGGTTCGTTCCAGGCACTCAAGCACCGCGTGGCCGACCTGCTGGTCGCCGTCGAGACCTCCCGATCGATCTCGTGGTCAGCCGCCTGGGCCTCCGCGCAGGGAGACGTCGACGTCGTCCGCCGGGCCGCTCTCGCCAAGGCCTGGTGCTCCGAGTCGTTCTCGACGGTCGCCGCCGAGATGGTGCAGCTGCACGGTGGCATCGCCATCACCTGGGAGCACGACGCCCACCTCTACTTCAAGCGTGCGCACGCCACCGGTGAGCTCTTCGGCTCCGCGCGCGAACACCGCCGCCTGCTCACGGCATGA
- a CDS encoding acyl-CoA dehydrogenase family protein, with translation MRFAISAEQRSFGQALTGLLTAADVPAATRAWAAGDDAPGLRLWGQLAELGVTALVVPEESGGIDGTPLDLAVAFECLGHHGVPGPWIESVALAPSLLAGTKHHELLADLADGTARVTIAAAPLTPYALDAGSATHAFVLDGDALSAARATSELTSVDRSRRLHVVEADGPSEILADTAVARGLDLAALACSASLVGAGERLLRDSVTYVGQRRQFGRVIGEYQALKHALADVRVALDFARPLVHGAARGLESGGDDATRDVSAAKVAATDAATLAARTALQVHGAIGYTMEHDLSIWILRVRALAGAWGTTSHHRGRVLDHLMRSAACTSD, from the coding sequence ATGAGGTTCGCAATCTCCGCCGAGCAACGCTCCTTCGGCCAGGCCCTGACCGGCCTGCTCACTGCCGCCGACGTCCCCGCGGCCACCCGGGCCTGGGCAGCCGGCGACGACGCCCCCGGCCTGCGCCTGTGGGGCCAGCTCGCCGAGCTCGGCGTCACCGCCCTCGTCGTGCCCGAGGAGTCCGGCGGCATCGACGGCACCCCGCTCGACCTGGCGGTCGCCTTCGAGTGCCTCGGCCACCACGGGGTCCCCGGTCCGTGGATCGAGTCCGTGGCACTCGCCCCGTCCCTGCTGGCCGGCACCAAGCACCACGAGCTCCTGGCCGATCTCGCGGACGGGACGGCACGGGTCACGATCGCCGCTGCACCGCTGACGCCGTACGCCCTCGATGCCGGGTCGGCCACCCACGCCTTCGTCCTCGACGGTGACGCACTCTCAGCGGCACGGGCGACGAGCGAGCTGACCTCAGTGGACCGCTCACGTCGTCTCCACGTCGTCGAGGCCGACGGCCCGAGCGAGATCCTGGCCGACACTGCTGTCGCACGCGGCCTCGACCTGGCCGCCCTGGCCTGCTCGGCCAGCCTGGTCGGCGCCGGCGAGAGGCTGCTGCGCGACTCGGTCACCTACGTGGGCCAGCGGCGCCAGTTCGGCCGGGTGATCGGTGAGTACCAGGCACTCAAGCACGCGCTCGCCGACGTGCGCGTCGCCCTCGACTTCGCACGCCCACTCGTGCACGGCGCGGCTCGCGGGCTCGAGAGCGGCGGCGACGACGCAACGCGTGACGTGTCCGCCGCGAAGGTGGCCGCCACGGACGCGGCCACCCTCGCCGCCCGCACGGCCTTGCAGGTGCACGGCGCGATCGGCTACACCATGGAACACGACCTGAGCATCTGGATCCTGCGCGTTCGCGCGCTGGCGGGCGCGTGGGGCACCACGTCCCACCACCGCGGTCGGGTGCTCGACCACCTGATGAGGAGCGCAGCGTGCACTTCGGACTGA
- a CDS encoding acyl-CoA dehydrogenase family protein: protein MSLDFTEHEEAFRAEARTWLAENSPGRLPSMDTTEGAAAHRVWEQQLASGRWSVVAWPQEFGGREATLTEWVIFEEEYYLSGAPTRITQNGISLLAPIIFEHGTPEQQQRYLPTMADGTDVWAQAWSEPEAGSDLAGIRSTATRDDSRGGWVLNGQKTWSSRAPFADRGFGLFRSDPTAERHRGLTYFLFPLTADGITVRPIPQLDGDPGFAEIFFDDVFVPDADVLGGAGDGWRVAMSTAGNERGLSLRAPGRFMAAADQLVDLWRERGDEAPTMRDAVVDAWIGARAYQFYTWGTVDRLQDGGDMGAAGSVNKLFWSDLDVGLHETGLALLGAEQELRGEDAPHGGRWMDDYLFSLAGPIYAGTNEIQRNIVAERILGLPRGEKRS, encoded by the coding sequence ATGAGCCTCGACTTCACCGAGCACGAAGAGGCCTTCCGCGCCGAGGCGCGCACCTGGCTGGCGGAGAACTCCCCCGGCCGTCTGCCCTCCATGGACACCACCGAAGGTGCCGCGGCCCACCGTGTCTGGGAGCAGCAGCTCGCCTCGGGCCGCTGGTCGGTCGTCGCCTGGCCGCAGGAGTTCGGCGGCCGCGAGGCGACGCTGACCGAGTGGGTGATCTTCGAGGAGGAGTACTACCTCTCCGGAGCCCCCACCCGCATCACGCAGAACGGCATCTCGCTGCTGGCGCCGATCATCTTCGAGCACGGCACCCCCGAACAGCAGCAGCGCTACCTGCCCACCATGGCCGATGGCACCGACGTGTGGGCGCAGGCCTGGTCCGAGCCCGAGGCCGGCAGCGACCTCGCCGGCATCCGCAGCACTGCGACGCGCGACGACTCCCGCGGCGGCTGGGTGCTCAACGGCCAGAAGACCTGGAGCTCGCGCGCACCGTTCGCAGACCGGGGCTTCGGCCTGTTCCGCAGCGACCCGACCGCCGAGCGGCACCGCGGCCTGACCTACTTCCTCTTCCCACTCACCGCCGACGGCATCACGGTGCGGCCGATCCCCCAGCTGGACGGCGACCCGGGCTTCGCGGAGATCTTCTTCGACGACGTCTTCGTGCCCGACGCCGACGTGCTGGGCGGTGCGGGTGACGGCTGGCGGGTGGCGATGAGCACCGCCGGCAACGAGCGCGGACTGTCCCTGCGCGCGCCCGGCCGCTTCATGGCCGCCGCCGACCAACTGGTCGACCTCTGGCGGGAGAGGGGCGATGAGGCTCCCACGATGCGCGACGCCGTCGTCGACGCCTGGATCGGTGCTCGCGCCTACCAGTTCTACACGTGGGGCACCGTCGACCGCCTCCAGGACGGCGGCGACATGGGTGCGGCCGGAAGCGTGAACAAGCTGTTCTGGTCCGACCTCGACGTCGGCCTCCACGAGACCGGCCTCGCCCTGCTCGGGGCAGAGCAGGAACTGCGTGGCGAGGACGCACCTCACGGCGGCCGCTGGATGGACGACTACCTGTTCTCCCTTGCCGGCCCGATCTACGCAGGCACCAACGAGATCCAGCGCAACATCGTTGCCGAGCGCATCCTCGGGCTCCCCCGAGGCGAGAAGAGGTCCTGA
- a CDS encoding enoyl-CoA hydratase, with amino-acid sequence MPHDESPAANGAVVTYERRGPVAVVTLNRPDYANAQNSAMTYALDAAFVRAVDDDAVKVIVLAGNGKHFCGGHDIGTPDRDIDQSFPREAVIHWDHVDKQGVESRFARESEVYLGMCRRWREIPKPVIAMVHGACIAGGLMLAWSCDFIVASEDAYFADPVVRMGIPGVEYFAHPWVTNPRAAKELLFTGDRFSAQRAHELGMVNRVVARADLERTVLDLAERIATMPRLGLALTKKAVNQAEDLMGLRAGMDSVFGLHHAAHAHNVEVGRDSLADLDGRAMAAANKNGAVTE; translated from the coding sequence ATGCCCCACGACGAGTCGCCCGCCGCCAACGGCGCGGTGGTCACCTATGAGCGGCGCGGGCCCGTGGCCGTGGTGACGCTGAACCGCCCCGACTACGCGAACGCGCAGAACTCCGCGATGACCTATGCCCTCGACGCGGCGTTCGTGCGCGCGGTCGATGACGATGCCGTCAAGGTGATCGTGCTGGCTGGCAACGGCAAGCACTTCTGTGGCGGTCACGACATCGGCACCCCCGACCGCGACATCGACCAGAGCTTCCCCCGCGAGGCGGTCATACACTGGGACCACGTCGACAAGCAGGGCGTCGAGTCCCGCTTCGCGCGCGAGTCCGAGGTGTATCTGGGGATGTGCCGCCGTTGGCGCGAGATTCCGAAGCCGGTCATCGCGATGGTCCACGGTGCCTGCATCGCCGGTGGCCTGATGCTGGCGTGGTCGTGCGACTTCATCGTCGCCTCCGAGGACGCCTACTTCGCCGATCCCGTGGTGCGCATGGGCATTCCCGGTGTCGAGTACTTCGCGCACCCCTGGGTGACGAACCCGCGCGCCGCCAAGGAGCTCCTGTTCACCGGTGATCGCTTCTCCGCACAGCGCGCTCATGAGCTCGGCATGGTCAATCGCGTGGTGGCCCGCGCCGACCTCGAACGCACCGTTCTCGACCTGGCCGAAAGGATCGCAACGATGCCCCGCCTGGGACTCGCCCTGACCAAGAAGGCCGTGAACCAGGCCGAAGACCTGATGGGGCTGCGAGCCGGCATGGACTCCGTCTTCGGCCTCCACCACGCCGCCCACGCGCACAACGTCGAGGTGGGCCGCGACTCGCTGGCCGACCTCGACGGCCGAGCGATGGCGGCCGCGAACAAGAACGGAGCAGTCACCGAATGA
- a CDS encoding acyl-CoA dehydrogenase family protein: MDLTYSAADEEFRDEVRQWLADNLVGDFAAIRGRGGSGREHESYDERVAWNQHMAKAGWTCLGWPVEHGGRGLSLFQQVIFHEEYARADAPAGVNHLGEELLGPTLIALGTDEQRARFLPGIVAATELWCQGYSEPGAGSDLAGVRTRARLEGDEWVIDGQKIWTSLAHNSDWCFVVARTEPGSQRHAGLSYLLVPLDQPGVRVEPILQLTGTSEFNEVFFDGARTSADLVVGAPGDGWRVAMATLGFERGVSTIAQQIGFARELEGVEEIARANGTWDDPVIADRIARARMGLEVMRTHALRTLSSYDSGSQGPEASVSKLMWARWHRDLGDLAMEVRGASGLTVAEGPYELDQEQSLYLFSRADTIYGGSDEIQRNIIAERVLGLPKEPRG, from the coding sequence GTGGACCTGACCTACTCCGCCGCGGACGAAGAGTTCCGCGACGAGGTTCGCCAGTGGCTCGCCGACAACCTCGTCGGTGACTTCGCCGCGATCAGGGGCCGTGGTGGCTCCGGCCGTGAGCACGAGTCGTACGACGAGCGCGTCGCGTGGAACCAGCACATGGCCAAGGCGGGATGGACCTGCCTCGGTTGGCCTGTCGAGCACGGCGGCCGGGGCCTGAGCCTCTTCCAGCAGGTGATCTTCCACGAGGAGTACGCGCGTGCCGATGCACCGGCCGGTGTGAACCACCTCGGCGAGGAGCTCCTCGGGCCCACCCTCATCGCACTCGGCACCGACGAGCAGCGCGCCCGCTTCCTGCCCGGCATCGTCGCCGCCACTGAGCTGTGGTGCCAGGGCTACTCCGAGCCCGGCGCCGGCTCGGACCTCGCCGGCGTACGCACCCGGGCCCGCCTCGAGGGTGACGAGTGGGTGATCGACGGACAGAAGATCTGGACCTCCCTGGCCCACAACTCCGACTGGTGCTTCGTGGTCGCCCGGACCGAGCCCGGCTCCCAGCGCCACGCGGGGCTCAGCTACCTGCTCGTACCGCTCGACCAACCCGGGGTGCGCGTCGAGCCCATCCTCCAGTTGACCGGCACCTCGGAGTTCAACGAGGTCTTCTTCGACGGCGCCCGCACCTCCGCCGACCTGGTCGTCGGTGCCCCCGGTGACGGGTGGCGGGTGGCCATGGCCACGCTCGGCTTCGAGCGCGGTGTCTCCACGATCGCGCAGCAGATCGGCTTCGCCCGCGAGCTCGAGGGCGTCGAGGAGATCGCGCGCGCCAACGGCACGTGGGACGATCCGGTGATCGCGGACCGGATCGCCCGGGCCCGCATGGGGCTCGAGGTGATGCGCACCCACGCGCTGCGCACGCTCAGCTCCTACGACTCCGGGTCGCAGGGCCCGGAGGCCTCGGTCTCCAAGCTGATGTGGGCCAGGTGGCACCGCGACCTGGGTGACCTCGCGATGGAGGTACGCGGTGCCAGCGGCCTGACCGTCGCCGAAGGTCCCTACGAACTCGACCAAGAACAGAGCCTCTACCTCTTCAGTCGGGCCGACACCATCTACGGCGGCTCCGACGAGATCCAACGCAACATCATCGCCGAGCGTGTGCTCGGCCTACCCAAGGAGCCCCGAGGATGA
- a CDS encoding SDR family oxidoreductase codes for MTRPEQPAPTYVPGHGLLVDRTVIVTAAAGAGIGAAVVRKCLEEGAKAVVLGDTHERRLKEAVDALGEEFGADRVTSVVCDVTVEDDVTALLDAAEPFGGVDVMINNAGLGGTASILEMTDDQWGKVLDVTLTGTFRCVRAASNRMVEAGRRGVIINNASVIGWRAQDGQAHYAAAKAGVMALTRCAAIDVAEHGIRINAVSPSLAMHPFLAKVTTDELLAELKGKEAFGRAAEPWEIANVMVFLASDYSSYMTGEVVSVSSQHA; via the coding sequence ATGACTCGTCCCGAACAGCCAGCCCCCACCTACGTCCCGGGCCACGGCCTGCTCGTCGACCGCACGGTGATCGTGACCGCCGCCGCGGGAGCGGGCATCGGCGCGGCCGTCGTCCGCAAGTGCCTCGAGGAGGGTGCCAAGGCCGTGGTGCTCGGTGACACCCACGAGCGTCGGCTCAAGGAGGCCGTGGACGCGTTGGGCGAGGAGTTCGGCGCCGACCGCGTCACCTCGGTGGTCTGCGACGTCACCGTTGAGGACGACGTCACGGCACTGCTCGACGCCGCGGAGCCCTTCGGCGGCGTCGACGTGATGATCAACAACGCCGGTCTCGGCGGCACGGCGTCGATCCTCGAGATGACCGACGACCAGTGGGGCAAGGTCCTCGACGTCACGCTGACCGGCACGTTCCGCTGCGTTCGCGCAGCATCGAACCGCATGGTCGAGGCCGGCAGGCGTGGCGTGATCATCAACAACGCGTCGGTCATCGGATGGCGTGCCCAGGACGGCCAGGCCCACTACGCAGCCGCCAAGGCCGGCGTGATGGCACTGACCCGTTGCGCGGCGATCGACGTCGCAGAGCACGGCATCCGCATCAACGCCGTCTCTCCGAGCCTCGCCATGCACCCGTTCCTGGCCAAGGTGACCACCGACGAGCTGCTGGCCGAGCTGAAGGGCAAGGAGGCCTTCGGCCGCGCCGCCGAGCCATGGGAGATCGCCAACGTCATGGTCTTCCTGGCCAGCGACTACTCGTCGTACATGACCGGCGAGGTCGTCTCCGTCAGCAGCCAGCACGCCTGA
- a CDS encoding acetyl-CoA C-acetyltransferase: protein MTEAYIIDAVRTPVGKRGGALTDMHSADLGAHSIAALMRRTGVDPGAVDDVIMGCCDTIGSQAGDVARTAWLVAGLPDHVPGVTIDRQCGSSQQAVHFAAQGVMSGTQDLVVAGGLQNMSAIPISAAMLVADQYGFTTPFAQSPGWVARYGDVEVSQFNSAEMIAEKWDISREEMEQFALSSHEKAKAAIAEGRFHNEIAPVTLADGSVFADDQCPRDTSLEKMAGLQPLQPGGRITAGVSSQICDASAAMLIASEQAVKDHDLTPRARIHHLSVRGDDPIWMLTGPITATEHALAKAGMSIDDIDLFECNEAFASVVLAWSKETGAPLEKVNVNGGGIALGHPIGATGTRLMSTLLNELERTGGRYGLQTMCEGGGQANVTIIERL from the coding sequence GTGACCGAGGCCTACATCATCGACGCAGTCCGCACACCGGTCGGCAAGCGCGGTGGCGCGCTGACCGACATGCACTCGGCGGATCTCGGCGCGCACTCGATTGCCGCACTCATGCGTCGTACCGGTGTCGATCCCGGCGCGGTCGACGACGTGATCATGGGGTGCTGCGACACGATCGGCTCGCAGGCCGGCGACGTGGCCCGCACGGCCTGGTTGGTCGCCGGACTGCCCGATCACGTCCCGGGTGTCACGATCGACCGCCAGTGCGGCTCGTCGCAGCAGGCGGTGCACTTCGCTGCCCAGGGCGTCATGTCGGGGACCCAGGACCTCGTGGTGGCTGGCGGCCTGCAGAACATGAGCGCGATCCCGATCTCAGCAGCCATGCTCGTGGCCGACCAGTACGGCTTCACCACGCCCTTCGCCCAGTCGCCCGGCTGGGTGGCGCGGTACGGCGACGTCGAGGTCTCGCAGTTCAACTCGGCCGAGATGATCGCGGAGAAGTGGGACATCAGTCGCGAGGAGATGGAGCAGTTCGCGCTCTCCTCCCACGAGAAGGCGAAGGCCGCCATTGCCGAGGGTCGGTTCCACAACGAGATCGCACCGGTCACCCTGGCCGACGGTTCCGTGTTCGCCGATGACCAGTGCCCGCGAGACACGTCGCTGGAGAAGATGGCCGGTCTCCAGCCGCTGCAGCCCGGCGGTCGCATCACTGCCGGTGTGTCCTCTCAGATCTGCGACGCGTCTGCGGCGATGTTGATCGCCTCGGAGCAGGCGGTCAAGGATCACGACCTGACCCCGCGGGCCCGCATCCACCACCTGTCGGTGCGTGGCGACGACCCCATCTGGATGCTGACGGGCCCGATCACCGCGACCGAGCACGCGCTGGCCAAGGCCGGCATGTCCATCGATGACATCGACCTCTTCGAGTGCAACGAGGCGTTCGCGTCCGTCGTTCTGGCCTGGTCCAAGGAGACCGGTGCGCCGCTGGAGAAGGTGAACGTCAACGGCGGGGGCATCGCGCTGGGTCACCCGATCGGTGCCACCGGTACCCGTCTGATGAGCACCCTGCTCAACGAGCTGGAGCGCACCGGCGGCCGCTACGGCCTGCAGACGATGTGTGAGGGCGGCGGCCAGGCCAACGTCACCATCATCGAACGCCTGTGA